In Mycolicibacterium lutetiense, the sequence GCCACGATCGCGCAGCAACTCAAGGACCCCTCACGGACCATCATCGCCGACAACTATGACGACGCCTCGATCCTGTTCGCCGACATCGCCGGCTACACGGAACGGGCCAGCGACCTCACCCCGACCGATCTGGTGCGCTTCCTCGACCGGTTGTACACCGATCTCGATGCGTTGGTGGACCGTCACGGCCTGGAGAAAGTAAAGACCAGCGGTGACTCCTACATGGTGGTGGCCGGAGTGCCCAAGCCGCGTGTCGACCACATCGAGGCGCTCGCCTGCCTGGCGCTGGATCTGGCGGACGCTGTCGCCGATCTCAAGGACCCGCGGGGGCGCGCGGTGCCGTTGCGGATCGGCCTGGCAGCCGGACCCGTGGTAGCGGGCGTGGTCGGGGCCCGCAAGTTCTTCTATGACGTCTGGGGCGACGCGGTCAACGTCGCCGCGCGGATGGAGACCACCGACGTGGCCGGCCGAATTCAGGTGCCGCAGAACGTCTATGACCGCATCAGTCACGCGTTTGTGCTCGAAGAACGCGGCGATGTCGAGATCAAGGGCAAGGGTGTCATGCACACCTGGTATCTGGTGGGGCGCCGCGACGACGAAGCGGTACGCGCCGGACCGCAGACTGCCGGTCCGATGCGTGCCGCCTCCGTCGTGCCGCCCACGGGTGCCTGAACCTCGCGGTTCTGGTTCACCCGGGCCGCTGGTCAGCCACCCGATCCTGCTGATTCAGCAGTCGTGCATATCCCGCTCCCATACCCAGCAGCGCCAACCCGACCACGATGAACACCGCGACCCGGAAGATTCCGTCAAGAGTCCCGAGGTCGAACAGGAACAGCTTGGTCATGGCCGCTGCCACGAGCGCCATACCGCCGCCGATCGGCAGCGACCGCTGCGCCTTGGGACGTCGCGCCGCATAGGCGAGCAGGCCGGCCGCCGCCGCGATCCAGCAGATGGTCGCCACCATGTGGCCACCGAAGAAGCCGCCCCGGGTGCCGGCGATGGCGACGCCGGCCGTCACGGCGAACACGGTGAGCGCATATCCGGCCACCAGGGCGGCCAACGCCCACACCAACCGGAGCACCTCCCGATCCGCGGCACCCTCGACCGACCATGCCCACGAGATCGCGGCGGCGGCGGCGATCGCCACCACGCTGCCGATCAACACCGAAACCGTCAGCCCTGTAGACAGTTTCGTGGCGTGGACCAGAATGCCGGGTCCGGCGGTATCGAGGTAGATCAGTCCCCCGACCACGGCCAGGCCGATGGCAATCCACCGCGTCACACCGTGGCCGCGCCCGGCGACCCCGACCACCGTGGCCATCGCCAACAACACCGGACCTGCCACCGGTCCGTCGAAGGCCACCAGCACCGCGATGAGAGCGGCGACGGCCGCAAGTGCC encodes:
- a CDS encoding adenylate/guanylate cyclase domain-containing protein, yielding MPEMALNNRMSARTRHYAESVSSRLRVLTIATWIAAAVTAGFGIFQLALDGPMWRLGFINLVSAGLFVLVPLLYRFGELIAPLTFFLIAYISVSVMCFAVGTGSGLQFYFVVAVSLVVLVLGIERIVLAASLATMAVAATIALQILVPEDRGVGPPWALTAGFVVSVVSAAVMVFATVWTSLREMARAEQAMDAEYQRSEQLLSNILPATIAQQLKDPSRTIIADNYDDASILFADIAGYTERASDLTPTDLVRFLDRLYTDLDALVDRHGLEKVKTSGDSYMVVAGVPKPRVDHIEALACLALDLADAVADLKDPRGRAVPLRIGLAAGPVVAGVVGARKFFYDVWGDAVNVAARMETTDVAGRIQVPQNVYDRISHAFVLEERGDVEIKGKGVMHTWYLVGRRDDEAVRAGPQTAGPMRAASVVPPTGA